The genomic interval CCATTATCGCCGCGGCATCCGAAAGTGTCTTTCGAAATAAACCCGGAGGAGTGTCCCGGCTCCGAAGAATCGTCAGATCCCTCTTGAGCAACGGATGGTCAACTATTATGATTTCCGATCCCATCAAGCCTCGCCCCTGACGCCCACTTCGGACGTCACGATTCAGATTTGCGCTCTTCCTTGAGGCGACGATGCACTTCGGCATTTTCGAGCCACGGTTTACGCTCGAAGTAGCTGCGCGTCAAGTCTCTCACCTTCCCGGAGAGCAGAACAAGCGCCAACAGGTTGGGCAGAATAACAATTCCCAACGCGAC from Rhodothermales bacterium carries:
- a CDS encoding uracil phosphoribosyltransferase is translated as MGSEIIIVDHPLLKRDLTILRSRDTPPGLFRKTLSDAAAIM